TTTTAAATAATTACGACAGCCTTGATACGACCGAGTTACAAAGTAAATTGACTGATCTACAATCTCAAGCTGACAAAGTAACTTCCGGCATCGCTTCAGTAAAAGATTTAAACATTCTCGACAGCGTTTCTAATATTGTCAATGATGTCAATTCGCTCTTAAAAGAAGCCAGTTCAACATTGGGTGAATTCAACACCGATATAATTCCGGCTGTTCCCGGATTGTTGAATAACACCGAAGGTATCCTTAAGACTGCCTTGTCATACTTACAAAAATATCAAAAGCAACTGCCTGCAGTGGGTAATGAGATTCACGATGCTAATCAAATGCTTAACGGTAATATGAATAACATCGTTACAGGAATCAACTTGCTAAACGATTTCTACACTAATGATTACCCTACTTTGAAAAATAAATTAGCCAAGGCAACTTTCTTTGTTCAATATCAACTGCCATCAATTGAAAATGAATTGACGACTACTTTGAACTTAGTCAACTCTAAAACACCTGAATTAGAACAAGCTCTTTCATCAGCTAATGATTTTGCTGAAAATGATTGGCCACAATTGAAAAAAGACGTTCACCACTCAGCAACGCTCTTAAAGAAGGGCAAAAAAGATGTTGACTTGAACGCCATTATTAGACTAATGAAATCTGACGCTAATAAAGAATCCGACTTCTTCTCTAATCCAGTCAAATTGAAGCAACAAAACCTCTACGATGTTCCAAACTATGGTTCTGCTAGTGCTCCGTTCTACTTGGCCTTGTGTATTTGGGTCGGTGCCTTGCTTCTATCAAGTGTCTTCACGGTTCATTTCAAACTCGATGAAAAGCAAAAATTCCTTTATACCTTCAAACAAAGATTCAATGGTCGTTACTTGACCTTCGCGTTTTTAAATCAACTCCAAGCTATCGCCGCGGCACTGGGAAATCTCTTTATTTTAAACGCCTATACTAAAGAAAAAGTTTGGTTGATTGTCTTTTGTATGTTAGTAAGTTTCGTCTTCATCTCGATTCTGTACTCACTAGTGCAGATGTTTGGGACGGTTGGTAAGGGACTAGGTATCATCATCTTAGTTCTCTCAATTTCTGGAGCCGGAGGAAACTTCCCTGTGGTCTTATCGGATGGCTTCTTCCGTTTCATCAATCCTTATTTACCATTTACTTACGCAGTCAATCTGATTCGTGAAGCGGTCGGTGGAATCTATTGGCCAAATGCTACTAAAGATATTATTATTCTTGTAGCCTTTGGCGTCGTCTTCTATTTGCTAGGTTTGCTATGTACTGAGCCGCTTAAGCCATTTATGCATAAACTACATAAGAGTGCTAAGAAGAGTATGATTATCGAGTAGACAGCCAATTAAGGGCATAAGGAGGATGAATTTTTAAAATGACAAATATAAAAATGAAATCTTATCGACCATTTATTACGGAGAATTTCTTCTGGGACTTCCCTAGTCGTTTTAATTTGAAAGAGATTAGTGAATTCTTAGATGAAGAAATTGATCCAACCACCAAATATATTTCTAACACTGCCAAAATCATTATGAGAAACGATGGCATTTATTGGTTCATTCAAAAAAAGGATACTAAACAAATCACGGCAATGATCAGTCTCAGCGACCTTGATTTAGAGAAGCACCACGCTGCCTTGATGGTAACTTTCAAAGATGTGAGTGACTCCGAAAAAATGGAAATTTCAAATCGTTTACTTATGTTTCTTAAAGATCAGATTGCTCTAACTGAAATTGAAATAAATGACTTAGATCACATTGTTCAAGAAAACTTCACAAATAATGGTTATACTGTTCTTAATGAAAAACTATTAAAGAGGAGTTAAAAATATATGTATGGATATGGTTTCTTTGGTCCCAGCTATTTACTGATAATTATTGGTCTTGTTATCAGTTTATGGGCTTCGTGGTATGTAAATCATAATTTCAAAAAATACGATGAAGTCCCTAGTGATCATGGAACTAGTGGTGCCGATGCTGCTAGGTTCATCCTAGATAATGCTGGACTCCAAAATGTACAAATTCAAAGAGTCAGTGGTAAATTAACTGATAACTACAACCCAACTAATAAGACATTAAACTTGTCTGAATCGACTTACAATTCAACTTCTGTTGCGGCTATTGGTGTAGCAGCCCACGAATGTGGACATGCGATTCAAGACCAAACAAATTACGCTCCAATGCGAGCTCGAGCAGCACTTGTTCCTGCTGTTAACCTTGGTTCTAATGCTTCAATTCCTTTGATAATCGTCGGAGCAATTTTAGGTATGAATCAAACCTTAATTCAAATTGGTATCTGGCTATTCGCCTTAGTTGTTTTATTCCAAGTCGTTACCTTGCCAGTTGAATTCAATGCCTCCAGTCGTGCCGTTAAGATCCTTGGTTCAGGCGACTTATTGACTAGCAATGAAGTGCCTATGGTTCGAAAAGTTCTCTTTGCTGCCGCTTTAACTTATGTAGCTGCGGTAATCTCCACTGCCTTACAATTGTTACGTTTGATTATAGTTTTCGGTGACAATCGAAATTAATTATCAAAGTAATTTCAACTTATAAACAATATAAAAGACATTCTTTGTAATCGTGATATGATTATGAGGAATGTCTTTTTAATTGGCAAAATTAATTAGAAATTATGCTTTCAATTCTGCGCAAAAATTAGATTTTATCGTGATTTTGAAGTAAAATTTTTAATATAAATAAATAGAGGGAAATTTATTTTATGGTTGATACTTGGATCATCTGGCTAATTCTCATAATCTTAATCATCAATACTATTTCTGCACTTATTACTGTCTTCCACAGACCTCGTAATATTGTTACTACGTGGGCATGGATCTTGGTCCTTGTCTTATTGCCAATCTTAGGATTCCTTATTTATGCATTTTTAGGGCGTGGGATTGCTCAGGAAAAGATTTTCAATATTAGTAAGCAAGAGCATTATAGTTTAAGCCAGCTAAAGAAAATGGCTATTGCCGCACAAAAGCGTCCGCAAAATGCTTCTCGATATGACGAGACCCATTATGCAGACCATATTATTAGGTTCTTCAACGAGACTGAAGAAGCACCTTTAACACGTCATAACGAAATTAAATTATACTTTGACGGTCAAGAAAAATTCAAAGATATGTTCAAAGACATCAGGCAAGCTAAAGAAACCGTCCATGTCGAATATTATGCCTTCATTAAAAGTAAAATCGGTGATGAATTTCTAACTTTGCTGACTCAAAAAGCTAAAGAAGGTCTAGAAGTTAGAATTCTTTATGATCCTTGGGGTTCTGGTGGAACTAAGCCGAAGTATTTCAAGGAATTTCAAGCCGCTGGTGGAGAAGTTCTCCCCTTTATCACTTCAAAAAATGTGATTGCTAAAACGCGACTGAACTACCATCTGCACCGAAAAATTGTTGTGGTTGATGGAACTACTGGTTGGATCGGTGGCTTTAATGTTGGGGACCAATACGTTAATACGACTGAAAAGTTTGGCTACTGGCGTGACACCCATTCAAGGATTTTTGGTGCTGCTACCTTATTGCTACAGGAACGGTTCTTCCGTGATTGGAATGCTTCACTTGATCGTAATGCGGAACCTTTGGAATTCTTGGAGAAGTATTTCCCGTCTGATAAATTCGATGAAAATGCTAATTTACCTATCCAAATCATCTCTGATGGCCCCGATAGTCGAGAGGAGATTCTCAAGGATGGCTTCATTGATATGATTGTCAGTGCTAAAAAGAGCGTCTGGATTCAATCGCCCTATCTAGTCCCTGACGATGCGATGTTTACTGCTTTAACAATCGCTGCTCGTTCTGGCGTTGATGTCAGGATAATGATTCCTTGTATGCCTGATCATCCCTTTATTTACCGGGCTACGCAATATTATGCTAACCTTTTGACTACTTATGGCATCAAAATCTATAGCTATCAAAAAGGATTCTTGCATGCTAAAACTTCTGTTTTCGATGGAAAAATTGGTTCTGTTGGTTCGATGAATCATGACTTCAGAAGTTATTCTTTAAACTTTGAAGCTAACGCTTTTATCTACGACGCCAAAGTGGCTCATCAAATTGCTCGTTCCTTTGAAAATGATATGAAGGATTCAATCTTGTTGACTCCCGATATTATCAAAGAACAAGGCATGTGGCTACATTTCAAACAGCGTTTCTCACGTTTGTTATCACCAATACTTTAAAAAAAATAAGAACCTGGGAGATAATTATCTATTAGCTAAATTTCAGTGTAAATATGGAATATAACATAGCTTTTTTGCTTAAAAAAATGGACCAAGGTAAAATTACGATTACCTTGGTCCATTTATCTTAATGCTCGAAAGCTGACCATGTTATGTCCCTATTATCTCAAGGTCTAAAAATATTTTTGAGAGGATACAACATGACGACATACTTATTAGTAGTACTAATTGCTTTATTCGGTGCTTTGATGAGAACGGTCTTTGGCTTCGGCGAAGCTTTAGTAACCATGCCACTTTTGGCGTTGATCTCATTTAACCTGCAAACCTCAACTGCTCTGATCGGTGCTCTAGGATTATTAGTCGCAATCCCTGTAGCAATCAAATATCACCAGCACATTGATTGGTCGACTCTAAAACGTTTAGTCTTAGGATCAATCTTAGGAATTCCGATTGGAATTTTGATTATAAAACTTGGCTCTCCAATTATTATTATGAAATTCCTAGGTCTATTCATCATTATTTATGGAACCTACAATTTATATGCTTTAAGACATCCTAGAAAATCGAGTCTTCAAATCAATGACAAATACGATTATCTAGCCGGTATAATTTCTGGTATTTTAGGAGCTTCCTTCAACAGTCACGGTGTCCCTATCGTTATTTATGGAACCGCTAAGAAATGGGATGCGGATAAGCTTAAAGGAATCTTACAAGGACACTTTGTTTGCGTAGGAAGCTTAGTTGTTTTAAGTCAATTGGGTTCCGGAATGTGGAGTTTAGACGTAGTCAAACTGTTAATAGTCATCATTCCCTTATTGTTTATCGTCATACCTTTAGGCAATTGGATCAGTACCAAAATCGACAGTCAGCACTTTACTAAATACGTCTTCATGATCTTAATTATTTTCGGAATAATCTTGCTTTTGAAAAACTAACGACTCATCGCATTAGCACCATTCATCACGCTTTGAATCTCCTCTTCACTGACTAAATTGAGATCTCCAGAAATAGTCAATTTCAAGACACTGGCCGCAATGGCGTACTCAACTTGTTTTTGACCATCGAAGTTATGAATGAATCCATGAATCAATCCTGCTCCAAAAGCATCGCCACTGGCAACACCTTCATAAACGTGCATTTGATAAATTGGACTTTCATAGAATTTGCCGTCACGCAATAAAATGGCTGACCACTTGCTGTCTTCTACGGAATTAATATTTCTCAAAATACTTGCGACCGTATGGCAGTTAGGATATTGTTTGGTAACTTCTTTCATCCCAGCCTTGAAACTTTCAGCTTGATCAATTCCATGCTTCATATCACCATCAAAAGCTTTGATGTCCAAACTAGATTCGAAATCTTCATCGTTAGCCAAACAAATGTTGACGTAAGGCATCACTTTTTTAGAAAATGCTTGTGCTTCTTTGGGAGTCCACATTTTACCTCTGAAATTAGTATCGAACACTACAGTAATTTTATGTTCCTGACAATACTTGCAAGCTGCCAAAATGGTAGTTTGCATTTTTTTTGATAAAGCTGCCGTAATTCCTGAGAAATAAAAGTAATCAACGCCTTGTAATAACTTTTCCCAGTTAAATTCTTTTTCTTCTGCTAAAGCAAACGAGCTTCCCGCACGATCATAAACGACATTAGTTCCTCGAATACTGCTGCCTTTTTCAAAGAAGTAAATCCCTAATCTAGGACCGCCACGCAAGATTTTATCAGTATCAACGCCGTACTTGTTCAACGTTCCAAGTGCTGAATCTCCCAACAAATTATCAGGCAATTTAGTCACATAAGCCGCCTTATCGCCTTGTAAGGATAAAGATACAGCCACATTGGCCTCTGATCCACCATAGTTTGCTTCGAATGAATTTGATTGCAAAATACGTTTACTTTCACTCGGTTTTAAACGTAACATCATTTCTCCAAAAGTCAGAACTCTCATAATTTTGCCTCCATTTGATTTTAAATTTCCTAAATAAGAAACTAAGTTTATTATTAAAAAATCAAAAAGAAAAAATCTTCTTCAGATTTTCTTTATTTCTTATATAGAAATAGCTTTCACATATTGGAAATCATACTTCTAATATAGTCTACTGAAAGCGTTTTATCAAATGAATTATAATGCTTCTTCAATTTCTTTTTTCGTCACTAAAACATCCTTAATAATTTGTTGCTTTCGTTTTTCATCCAAACGATAACTCGGTGTGCTTACACTAAAGGCTCCATAGACTTGTTGCCCTTTTTGAATAACTGCTCCTATACAGACGACCTCAGGTTGGTTCTCCTTGTCATCAATCGAATAGCCGGTTTCTTTCACTAATTGAATCTGCCTATTCAATTCAGAAATACTAGTTACTGTATTATCAGTTATTGCCCGCAGTGGTTCTTTTGAAAAATATTCATCCAATTCTTGAGCCGTCTTTGTGGCTAACAAAGCCTTGCCCATCGCTGAACTGTATAAATTCAATTTGCCACCGATTCTTGATTTCAAATTTATACTTTGAGGACTTTCTAATTTTTGCAAGTAAACAACTTTTTCATCCTGTTCAATACCCAGATGTACCGTCTCTTCAGTTTCATCACGTAATTTTTTCAAAAATGGCAGAGCAATCAAACTAATGTCAAAATCAGCCAAGGCTCTACGACCATAACCAATTAATTCAGTTCCAAAATAATACTGCTTACTGTCTTCATTTCTCCAAACAATATTCTGTTCACTGAGCGTATTCAAAATCTTTAAAGTCGTTGACTTAGGGGCGTGAATCCCTTCACTGATATCCTTCAACGTGACACCTGAATCCTTTGACATCATAAAATCCAGAATTGCCTTAGCTTTGATTAGTACCGTTCCATACGCTTTCTTTTCAGCCATCATTAAAACCTCTCTCAAAATCAGAATTTAAGTTTATTATACAGAAATAATATCCTCTTCGTGCGAAATTTGAATCGAGAATTTCTTGTATAATTAAATATATTTTAATAATATTTGAATTATTACACATTTATTAAAATATCATGATACAATAGGCGGTAAATTTAATAATTGGGGGACAAATTAATGGAATATTTCAAGCTTATTGGAATAGTTATAATAATTCTCGGTTTTGCTTTCAAACTAGATACCATCGCCGTCGTAATTGCAGCCGCCTTGGCAACCGGACTTGTCTCTGGTATGTCATTTGACCATGTTATAACGTTACTTGGTAAGGGATTCATGGATAATCGTATGGTTTCCTTATTCTTTCTAACATTACCAATGATTGGAGTCGTTGAAAGTCACGGTTTGAAACAAGCAGCCGTCAATGGCATCAGCAAAATTAAAAATCTCTCGGCGGGGAAGATTTTCAACCTTTACTTAGCTATTCGTGAAATCACTGACGCTATGGGGATCGCATTGTCAGGTCAAGTTCAGTTCATTCGACCACTAATCAACCCCATGGCACAAGCAGCCGCCAGTGTCAAAAAGCCTTTGACTGACAAACAAGTCGATCTCATCAAAGGAAGAGCTGCCGCAACTGATAATTTCGGTAATTTCTTTTCTCAGAATTTATTCATCGCCTCAAGTGGTGTCTTATTAATGTCTAGTACCATGAAATCATTAGGCTACACTGCAACTCCTGCCAATATTGTGCTTTATTCAATTCCGATGGCAATTATTACCTTTTTAATCACCGCTTATTCTAATAGACGTTTTGATAAACAATTCGATAAATAATTTGTGAGGAAAAAATATGAATGTAAATAATATTCTGGAAATCTTTTATGTTTTAATTGGCTTGATCATGATCTTTGCCAGTATTGAATCATTTCGAGATAAAGACAATTCTGCTCGATTCGGTACCGGATTGTTTTGGCTAATTATGGGTGTAATTTTCGCTGTGGGAAAGTATTTACCCAATCTAGTCATCGGTTTACTTCTAGTTCTAGTAGGAATCCTTTCACTATTCAAGCAAATCAAAGTTGGCAAGCTTAAAGAAGTTAACAAGGAAGTCGCAGAAAAATCAGCCAAACGCTTGGGTGCTTGGCTCTTTTTTCCTTCAGTTGTATTAGCCATCTTATCTATTCTGATTAGTCAGTTCACAAAACTAGGCGGTCAAGTCGGAATCGGGATTGCCTCTGTTATTGCCTTAATTACAGCTATGATTCTTTCCAAAACTGACGGCAAAACTACTTATCATGACAGTGAAAGAATGGTTCGTTCAGTTGGAACTGCCGGTATTTTACCCCAATTATTAGCTACATTAGGTGTTATCTTCACTGCCTCTGGCGTCGGGGATGTTACCTCAAAAGCTATTTCAGGAATCTTCCCAGCTGGAAATCATCTCTTAGGTGTTACTTTATATTGTGTGGCAATGGTCATCTTCACGATGGTTATGGGAAATGCCTTTGCTGCCTTTGCCGTCATCACAGCCGGAATTGGAATTCCTTTCGTCGTTGCACAAGGTGGAAACCCCGCCGTAGTGGCAGCAATTGGAATGACCTCTGGCTATTGTGGAACTTTGATGACACCCATGGCTGCCAATTTTAATTCATTACCGGTAGCCTTATTAGAGATAAAGGACAACCTTGGGGTTATCAAGCAACAATATCCACTCGCTTTAATCTTATTATTGATCCAAATCGTTTTAATGTACTTTTTAGCATTCTAAGGAGGAAATTTTATTATGAAAATACTAGTAACTGGTTTTGATCCATTTGGCACTGACAAAATTAATCCGGCGATTGAGGCGGTTAAGAAATTACCCGATACCATAGCTGGAGCTGAGATTATAAAAGTAGAGATTCCAACAATCTTCAACAAATGTGCGCAAGTCGTTCATCAAGCTATTCTCGACAACAAACCTGACTACGTTTTAGACATTGGTCAAGCTGGCGGACGCTTTGCTTTGACCCCTGAACGAGTTGCTATCAACTTCGATGATGGCAGAATCAAGGACAACGCTGGTTACCAACCTAGAAATCAGCCAATCCATGAAGACGGGCAAAACGCCTATTTCACTCAATTGCCAGTCAAAGCTATGGCACAAGCAATTATTGAAGCTGGCATTCCTAGTAACGTTTCGACCACAGCTGGAACTTACGTCTGCAACCACATCATGTACCAAGTTCAATACATGATCGACAAAGAGTTCCCCGCTTTAAAAGCTGGTTTCATGCACATTCCATTCTTACCCAATCAAGTTCTAAATCGCCCCAACACACCATGCTTATCACTAGCTGATGATGTCACAGGAATTACCGCAGCTATTACTGCTATTGTTGAACGTGACGGCAAAGGCGACATCGAAGTTATCGGTGGAAGTTTGAATTAAATATAAAAAAAGCGATTCAAAGCATTATTTTCTAAGTTGTCTTAGAATAATAATTACTTTGAATCGTTTTTTATTGTAAATCGCTTGATTTGTAAACCTTATGCACGACTCTCTGGTGATACAAGTCATTTCCCTGTCCCCAGAAAATAAAATTCAATGATACGTAAGCGACTGCTAGTAAAACATTAATCGTATTAAATTTCATCGAATCATTTAGCATTTGCCAAACAATAAATATTATTGATAATACCGGAACAATTGCGCCTAACCACACATGAGAATTATTGGCTAAAACATATTTCTCAAGTATTAATGAAGCTATTGAACCAATTACAAAAAATACCCCTAACATAATTACACCCCCTGTAATTAATTCAGCGATAATTATAATAACACAATTTGTTTTCTGAAATAAATCTATTGCTCTATGAAAACGTCTCCAAGAAATAATTTCAGACTTTTTATCTAATTTATTAGATAATATTAGTAGAGAGGTAATCAGTTTTGTACAAACAAATCAATATTTACGACTTATTAGAAATACTTCAACAAAAATTAGGCCCACAAGATTGGTGGCCTGCCGAAAATAACGAAGAGATGCTATCTGGGATGATCTTGATTCAGAATACTAATTGGAAGAATGTTGACAGATCCTTAGCAAATCTCAAGCGTGCCACTAATTTTGATGTCAAAAAGATGTTGCTTATTCCACAAGATCAACTTCAAGAATTGATCCAACCCAGTGGCTTCTTTCACAACAAAGCCATTTATTTGCGTGCTATCTTGACTGCTTACCGTGATGATTTCGATACTTGGGAAAAACTGCCTACTAATTTATTACGAAAAAAATTGAACGCTATCAAGGGCGTTGGCAACGAAACAGCTGATGTATTATTGCTATACTACTTCCATCGTCCGAGCTTTGTAGCTGACAATTACTCAATGAAACTCTTTAGCCGCCTGCATACTTTTAATAAGAAACCAACATATCTTCAACTAAAACATGCTGTCGAAAAGGATTTCGACTTAACCTCTAAACAAGCCGAAGAATTACATGCTCTGATTGACGAATTTGGGAAACTCAACAGTGATTTCTTTGACAATTATCAGCTATCTCTTCCGAATATGTCTTAAGTTAGATTTGCGAAAACGATTACAGTGACATATGATTTATCTAACAGCTATTAGGAAAGGATGATTCTATGTATAAAGCTTCAGATAATCGTTATCAAGGAAATCATATTCGTCATGCTGGCAAAACCGGTCTGATGTTACCACCAATTTCACTCGGACTTTGGCACCATTTTAGTAGTGCTGATCCTTTAAGTGAACGTAAAAAAGTTATTTTGCACGCTTTTGACAAAGGTGTTTTCCATTTTGACGTTGCTAACCACTATGGGGACGGAA
This sequence is a window from Companilactobacillus alimentarius DSM 20249. Protein-coding genes within it:
- a CDS encoding DUF979 domain-containing protein, translated to MNVNNILEIFYVLIGLIMIFASIESFRDKDNSARFGTGLFWLIMGVIFAVGKYLPNLVIGLLLVLVGILSLFKQIKVGKLKEVNKEVAEKSAKRLGAWLFFPSVVLAILSILISQFTKLGGQVGIGIASVIALITAMILSKTDGKTTYHDSERMVRSVGTAGILPQLLATLGVIFTASGVGDVTSKAISGIFPAGNHLLGVTLYCVAMVIFTMVMGNAFAAFAVITAGIGIPFVVAQGGNPAVVAAIGMTSGYCGTLMTPMAANFNSLPVALLEIKDNLGVIKQQYPLALILLLIQIVLMYFLAF
- a CDS encoding zinc metallopeptidase → MYGYGFFGPSYLLIIIGLVISLWASWYVNHNFKKYDEVPSDHGTSGADAARFILDNAGLQNVQIQRVSGKLTDNYNPTNKTLNLSESTYNSTSVAAIGVAAHECGHAIQDQTNYAPMRARAALVPAVNLGSNASIPLIIVGAILGMNQTLIQIGIWLFALVVLFQVVTLPVEFNASSRAVKILGSGDLLTSNEVPMVRKVLFAAALTYVAAVISTALQLLRLIIVFGDNRN
- a CDS encoding IclR family transcriptional regulator, with translation MAEKKAYGTVLIKAKAILDFMMSKDSGVTLKDISEGIHAPKSTTLKILNTLSEQNIVWRNEDSKQYYFGTELIGYGRRALADFDISLIALPFLKKLRDETEETVHLGIEQDEKVVYLQKLESPQSINLKSRIGGKLNLYSSAMGKALLATKTAQELDEYFSKEPLRAITDNTVTSISELNRQIQLVKETGYSIDDKENQPEVVCIGAVIQKGQQVYGAFSVSTPSYRLDEKRKQQIIKDVLVTKKEIEEAL
- the pcp gene encoding pyroglutamyl-peptidase I, which gives rise to MKILVTGFDPFGTDKINPAIEAVKKLPDTIAGAEIIKVEIPTIFNKCAQVVHQAILDNKPDYVLDIGQAGGRFALTPERVAINFDDGRIKDNAGYQPRNQPIHEDGQNAYFTQLPVKAMAQAIIEAGIPSNVSTTAGTYVCNHIMYQVQYMIDKEFPALKAGFMHIPFLPNQVLNRPNTPCLSLADDVTGITAAITAIVERDGKGDIEVIGGSLN
- a CDS encoding endonuclease III domain-containing protein, which gives rise to MYKQINIYDLLEILQQKLGPQDWWPAENNEEMLSGMILIQNTNWKNVDRSLANLKRATNFDVKKMLLIPQDQLQELIQPSGFFHNKAIYLRAILTAYRDDFDTWEKLPTNLLRKKLNAIKGVGNETADVLLLYYFHRPSFVADNYSMKLFSRLHTFNKKPTYLQLKHAVEKDFDLTSKQAEELHALIDEFGKLNSDFFDNYQLSLPNMS
- a CDS encoding sugar kinase; the protein is MMRVLTFGEMMLRLKPSESKRILQSNSFEANYGGSEANVAVSLSLQGDKAAYVTKLPDNLLGDSALGTLNKYGVDTDKILRGGPRLGIYFFEKGSSIRGTNVVYDRAGSSFALAEEKEFNWEKLLQGVDYFYFSGITAALSKKMQTTILAACKYCQEHKITVVFDTNFRGKMWTPKEAQAFSKKVMPYVNICLANDEDFESSLDIKAFDGDMKHGIDQAESFKAGMKEVTKQYPNCHTVASILRNINSVEDSKWSAILLRDGKFYESPIYQMHVYEGVASGDAFGAGLIHGFIHNFDGQKQVEYAIAASVLKLTISGDLNLVSEEEIQSVMNGANAMSR
- a CDS encoding sulfite exporter TauE/SafE family protein, giving the protein MTTYLLVVLIALFGALMRTVFGFGEALVTMPLLALISFNLQTSTALIGALGLLVAIPVAIKYHQHIDWSTLKRLVLGSILGIPIGILIIKLGSPIIIMKFLGLFIIIYGTYNLYALRHPRKSSLQINDKYDYLAGIISGILGASFNSHGVPIVIYGTAKKWDADKLKGILQGHFVCVGSLVVLSQLGSGMWSLDVVKLLIVIIPLLFIVIPLGNWISTKIDSQHFTKYVFMILIIFGIILLLKN
- a CDS encoding DUF969 domain-containing protein; the protein is MEYFKLIGIVIIILGFAFKLDTIAVVIAAALATGLVSGMSFDHVITLLGKGFMDNRMVSLFFLTLPMIGVVESHGLKQAAVNGISKIKNLSAGKIFNLYLAIREITDAMGIALSGQVQFIRPLINPMAQAAASVKKPLTDKQVDLIKGRAAATDNFGNFFSQNLFIASSGVLLMSSTMKSLGYTATPANIVLYSIPMAIITFLITAYSNRRFDKQFDK
- the cls gene encoding cardiolipin synthase, producing MVDTWIIWLILIILIINTISALITVFHRPRNIVTTWAWILVLVLLPILGFLIYAFLGRGIAQEKIFNISKQEHYSLSQLKKMAIAAQKRPQNASRYDETHYADHIIRFFNETEEAPLTRHNEIKLYFDGQEKFKDMFKDIRQAKETVHVEYYAFIKSKIGDEFLTLLTQKAKEGLEVRILYDPWGSGGTKPKYFKEFQAAGGEVLPFITSKNVIAKTRLNYHLHRKIVVVDGTTGWIGGFNVGDQYVNTTEKFGYWRDTHSRIFGAATLLLQERFFRDWNASLDRNAEPLEFLEKYFPSDKFDENANLPIQIISDGPDSREEILKDGFIDMIVSAKKSVWIQSPYLVPDDAMFTALTIAARSGVDVRIMIPCMPDHPFIYRATQYYANLLTTYGIKIYSYQKGFLHAKTSVFDGKIGSVGSMNHDFRSYSLNFEANAFIYDAKVAHQIARSFENDMKDSILLTPDIIKEQGMWLHFKQRFSRLLSPIL